One part of the Phoenix dactylifera cultivar Barhee BC4 chromosome 4, palm_55x_up_171113_PBpolish2nd_filt_p, whole genome shotgun sequence genome encodes these proteins:
- the LOC120103940 gene encoding membrane-bound transcription factor site-2 protease homolog isoform X2, whose amino-acid sequence MVSRQARRHKRVQTILPLHTSYPSCSISCWYCVFKVYNLNEHLFSFGFRYARFLWVWFTVGAAFSLMALLGVSVVRDGFLFVAYYMYH is encoded by the exons ATGGTCAGCCGGCAGGCCAGAAGGCACAAACGGGTCCAGACCATCTTGCCACTGCACACGAGCTATCCTTCATGCTCCATCTCGTGCTG GTATTGTGTTTTCAAGGTTTATAACCTCAATGAACATCTATTCTCGTTTGGATTCCGTTATGCCAG ATTTCTATGGGTTTGGTTCACAGTGGGAGCTGCCTTCAGTTTGATGGCTCTACTTGGAGTTTCAGTAGTTAGAGATGGTTTTTTATTTGTTGCATACTACATGTACCATTGA
- the LOC120103940 gene encoding uncharacterized protein LOC120103940 isoform X1 produces the protein MIFGSVKCLKFTLLIACHKMLAIHKKRNSLFHTPEALGIIHLLRQGERKLKWSAGRPEGTNGSRPSCHCTRAILHAPSRAVFRYCVFKVYNLNEHLFSFGFRYARFLWVWFTVGAAFSLMALLGVSVVRDGFLFVAYYMYH, from the exons ATGATCTTTGGGTCAGTGAAGTGCTTGAAATTTACTTTGTTAATAGCATGCCACAAAATGCTAGCCATTCATAAGAAGAGAAACTCTCTCTTTCACACCCCGGAAGCTCTTGGAATCATCCATCTTCTCCGTCAAGGTGAGAGGAAGCTTAAATGGTCAGCCGGCAGGCCAGAAGGCACAAACGGGTCCAGACCATCTTGCCACTGCACACGAGCTATCCTTCATGCTCCATCTCGTGCTG TTTTCAGGTATTGTGTTTTCAAGGTTTATAACCTCAATGAACATCTATTCTCGTTTGGATTCCGTTATGCCAG ATTTCTATGGGTTTGGTTCACAGTGGGAGCTGCCTTCAGTTTGATGGCTCTACTTGGAGTTTCAGTAGTTAGAGATGGTTTTTTATTTGTTGCATACTACATGTACCATTGA